The sequence TGGCGTCCGTGGCGGTCGAGGACGGGCGGGTGCTGGCCAAGCTGGTCGAGTCGCCGTTCTACGCGACCGGCGGCGGCCAGGTGCACGACGGCGGCGTGATCGAGTGCGAGGACGGCAACTGCTCGGCCAAGGTCGTCGACGTCGTCCGCCTGGGCGATGATCAGGCGCTCGTGCTCGAGCCGCTCACCGGTGAGCTCAAGGACGGCGAGCGGGTGTGGGCGCGTGTCGACCGCCGTGCCCGGCGCGCGACCGAGTGCAACCACACGGCCACGCACCTCCTGCACGCCGCGCTGCGCGAGCGGCTCGGCACGCACGTGCATCAGGCCGGCTCCTACGTCGGGCCGGACAAGCTGCGCTTCGACTTCACGCACGGCTCACCGCTGAGCGCGGAGGATCGCGCGTGGGTCGAGGACCGCGTGAACGCGATGGTGCTCGAGAACCAGCCGGTGCGGGCGCTCACGACCACGCTCGACGAGGCCAAGTCGCTCGGCGCGATGGCGCTGTTCGGCGAGAAGTACGGCGACGTCGTGCGCATGGTCGAGGTTGGCGACGGCGGCTTCTCGCGCGAGCTGTGCGGCGGCACGCACGTGCGCTCCACCGCGGAGATCGGCGTCTTCAAGATCACGCAGGAGACGTCCTCGGCCGCGAACGTGCGGCGCATCGAGGCGATCACCGGGCCGCTGGGCGTGGAGCTGCTGCGGCGTCACGACCGTGAGCTGACCGCGGCCGCGGTGGCGCTGCGCACGCAGCCGGACACGGTCGCGGAGGCGGCCGAGACGGCGGTCCGCAAGCGCCGCGAGGCCGAGAAGGCGCTCGAGAAGGGCGCGGGCGCGGCCGACACGTCGGTCGGCGAGGTCGTGGAGATCGGCGGCGTGAAGGCCGTGTTCGAGATCCGCGAGGTGCCGAATCCCAAGGCGCTCCCGGACCTGGCCGACAAGCTGCGCGGCCAGCTCGGCGATCCCGCCGTGGTCGTGCTCGGCGCGCCCGGCGAGGGCCGCGCGTCGCTGCTCGTCTCGGCCACCCCGGGCGCCGTTGCCGCGGGGGTCAAGGCAGGGGCGATCGTGAAGGTCGCCGCGGCGGTCGTCGGCGGTGGCGGCGGCGGGCGCGACAACATGGCGCAGGCCGGCGGCAAGGACCCGGAGAAGCTTCCCGACGCGCTCGCCGCCGCGCGCGCGGAGATCGAACGCGCGCTTGCGGGTTCTGGCGCTTGATTACGGCTCGGCGCGGTGCGGCGTCGCGGTGAGTGACCCGACGGGGACGCTCGCGACGCCGCTCGAGCCGGTGCTCCGGCCCGCTTCCAAGAAGGGGTGGGCGGCGTTGAAGGCGCGGATCGCTGCTCTGGAGGTGGAGCGGGTGGTCGTCGGGCTGCCGGTGTCCCTGAGCGGGGCGGATTCCGCGCAGACGGTCGAGGTGCGGGAGTTCGCGGCGCGGTTGGCGCGGGCGCAGCCGGTGCCCGTCGAGCTCTACGACGAGCGCTTCACCACGTCCTTGGCGCACCAGGCGGGCGGACGCTCGTCGCTGGACTCCCGGGCGGCCGCCGTGCTGCTCGAGGAGTGGCTCGCTAAGGCCTAGACCCCATATACAAGGTTGGGGTCATCTGCCGATGACCCTGGGAGTGAATCCCGAGCAGTCCAGCACGCCCGATGAGGTGATGGCGGAGATCGCTGATCCCCTTGACGCGCTGTTGCGTCAGATCATCAACGGCTACTTCGTGCTCACGGACGGCCAAGGGGCGGTCTCCAAGTGGTCCGAGCCGGCCGAGCTGCTGTTCGCTCAGCCGAGCGAGGACATCCTCGGGCAGGGGTTCTTCGAGACGCTGATCGGCGGCGCGCTGCCGCCTGCGGGCAGCGCGTGGCAGGGGTTCCTCGACGCGGGCGAGCCGCCGCGCGTGCCCGGCTCGGTCGAGCTGACCGGCCGCCGCTCCGACGGCGAGACGTTCCCGATGCAGGCCGTGTTCGTCCCGGTCAAGCTGGACGAGGGCTTCGACTTCTCGCTCTTCCTCGAGGACCTGTCCTTCGAGCTGCCGCTGAACCTGATGCTGATGCGGATGCGTCAGCAGCATCCGGTGGTCCTGAGGTCGCTGAAGCTCGCGCTGGAGCCGGTCGCGCAGCCGTGGGAGGGCTGGCGCACGGCGGGCACGCTCGTCGTCTTCAAGCCGCTGGCGGCGACCCCGTGGGTGGAGTCCGAGCTGGCCCGCCGCGAGGCTGAGCGCGCCGCCGCGGACGCCGAGGCCGAGGAGCGCCTCACCAACCCCGACCCGGGCATCCAGGGCGGGCTGAACGACCTCGACGACGCCGCCGCGGTCGTCGCGCGCCTGCTCAGCGCGATGGAGCGCATCGACGAGCTCGAGCGCGTCGCCGGTGGTCTGCCCGCCCAGCTCGACGAGGCCCGCCGCGAGGTCGAGCGCGAGGGCAACGCGCTGCGCGGCGACGTGTCGCGCGCGCTGGCCGCCGTCCCGAGCGAGCTGGACCGCCACGAGGCTGAACGCCGGATGGCGCGCCTCGAACGCGCGGACGAGGAGACCCTGGCGGCCGCCGAGGCCGCCGCCGCGCGCGTCGCCGCGCGACTCGACGCCCTGGAGCGCGAGGGCGCGGCCGCCGACGCCCGCCTGGCGTCCGAGATCGCCGCCGCCGAAGCGCGCGCCGCCGACGCGCTGTCGCGGTTCGAAGGCGGCGCGGACGTCGCCGCCCAGCTCGAAGAGGTCCGCGCCGAGCACGAGGAGGCCGCGCACGCGATCCGCTCCGAGCTCGCCGCGACCGTCGAGCGGTTGGAGCGCGACCGCGAGCGCGAGCGCTCCGCCGCCCGCAGCGAGCTGGCCGCGGCCCTCGAACGCGTCGAGCAGGTCCAACGCGGCGCCGACGCCGTCCGTGAGCAGCTTCGCGCCGCCGTCGCCGATGATCGACTCGAAGCGCTGTCCGCATCCACGGCGGAGCTGCGGGCGCGGGTCGCCGACCTCGCGACCGCCGACCAGCTCGCCGAGCTGCGCCAGTCCCTCGGCGTCGACATCGCCTCCCTGCGCGACTCCATCGCCGGCATCGACACGCTCCGCGAGCTCGTCGCCCGCCACGAGTCCTCCGCCAGCGAGATCGCCGGCCTGCGCGCGGCCTTCGAAGCCCTCCGCTCCGCCGCGCCCGCCGATCTCGCCACGCTGCGCGAGGCCGTCGAGCGCTTCGAGAGCACCGCCGACGAGCTCACCGCGCTGCGCGAGGCGACGAACGACCTTCCCGCGCTGCGCGACGCGGTCGCGCGCCACGAGTCCGCCACGTCGGACCTGGCCACCCTGCGCGAAGCGGCGGCCCGTGCCGACGAAGCCGCGAACGAGCTTGCCGCGCTGCGCGAGGCTGTCGCGCGTCACGACGCCGCGACGTCGGATCTCGCCGCGCTGCGCGAGGCCGCGGCCCGCGCTGATGAGGCCGCGAGCGAGCTTGCTGCGCTGCGCGAGGCCGTGGCGCGCCACGAGGCGGCCACGTCGGACCTCGCTGCGCTGCGCGAGGCCGCGGCCCGCGCTGATGAGGCCGCGAGCGAGCTTGCTGCGCTGCGCGAGGCCGTGGCGCGCCACGAGGCGGCCACGTCGGACCTCGCTGCGCTGCGCGAGACCGCGGCCCGCGCTGATGAGGCCGCGAGCGAGCTTGCCGCGCTGCGCGAGGCGACGGGCGATCTTGCCGCGCTGCGCGAGGCCGTCGCGCGCCACGAGGCCGCCACGTCGGACCTCGCCGCGCTGCGCGAGGCCGCGGCCCGCGCCGACGAAACCGCACGTGAGGTTGCCGCGCTTCGCGAGGCGACGGGCGATCTCGGCGCGCTCCGCGAGGCCGCAGCTCGCGCCGACGCGACCGCGAGCGACCTCGCCGCGCTGCGCGACGCTGTCGCGCGTCACGAGGGCGCGACGGCCGAGCTCGGCGCGCTGCACGAGGCCGTCGCACGTGCCACCGGCGATGTCGAGTCCCTGCGCGAGACGGTCGCCCGCAGCGAGGGCGCGGCCGAGGAGGTCGCGGCGCTCCGCGCGGCGATCGGCGGGCTCGAGGTGCTGCGCGAGGCGGTCGTCCGGCACGAGTCCGCGGCCGGGGAGGTCGCCGCGCTGCGGGAGGCCGTGGCCGCGCAGGCCGCGGCGATGGGCGAGCTGGCCATGCGGGCCGGCTCGGCCGCCGACGCGGGGGCGCTCACCGAGCTCGCGGCCCGGCAGGAGGCGGCTGCGGCCGAGCTGCGCAAGGCCGTCGAGCAGCAGGACGCGGCGGGGCGTGAGCTCGCCGAGCTGCGCGGGATCGCGGCTCGTCAGGAAGGCTTCGCGGCAGAGCTCGAGCACCTGCGGTCGCAGATCGGCGCAGCCGAGGTGGCCGCGGGCCGGTCGCCCGACGAGGTCGCCGTCGAGCAGCGCCTGCAGGGCGCGCTGGGGGAGACCCGGCGCGAGCTGGCCGAGCTGCGCGCGCGCCTTGCCGGCCTCGACGAGGTCGAGCACCTGCGCTCACGCGTCGAGGATCTGGCCGAGCGCACCGCCGCCGTCGACTTCCTCGCCCGCGAGGACGACCTCGCCGCGCTGCGCCGTGACGTCGACGCGCTCCCCGGCCGCAACGAGCTGGCCGGCCTCGTCAACCGCGACGAGCTGGACGCCGTCGCCACCCGCGACGACCTCGCGATCCTTCGCGAACGCCTCGACGACGAGCTGACCGGCCTCGCGGCCCGCGACGAATCGCTGCGCGAGCAGCTCGACGGCTTCGTCACGCGCGACGAGGTCGCGTCCACCGACGAGCTGCGCGAACGCCTCGCCGCCCGCGAGGACGAGCTGGCAGCGCTGCGCGAGCGCCTCGACGCGGCGGCCACGCGCGACGAGCTGGCCGCGCGCCTCGACGGCCTCGCCACGCGCGAGGAGCTGGCCGCGCGCCTGGACGGGCTCGCAGCCGACGCGGATCTTGCCGTCCTGCGCGAGCGGCTCGACGGCCTCGCGACCCGCGACGATGTCGCCACGGCCGGCGACCTCGCGGCCCTCCGCGAGCGACTCGACGGGCTCGCGACCCGCGACGACGTCGCCACGGCCGGCGACCTCGCGGCCCTCCGCGAGCAGATCGACGGCTTTGCGACCCGCGATGACGTCGCCTCGTCCGGCGACCTCGCGGCGCTGCGCGAGCGGCTCGACGGCCTCGCCGCCGCGGCGGATCTCACCGCCCTGCGCGAGCGGCTCGATGGCCTCGCCACGCGCGAGGAGCTGGCCGCGCGCCTCGACCGGCTCGCCCCCGGCGGCGATCTCACCGACGTGCACGAGCGCCTCGAGGCCCTCGCGACGCGTGACGAGCTCGCCGCCGGC comes from Solirubrobacter pauli and encodes:
- the ruvX gene encoding Holliday junction resolvase RuvX — its product is MSDPTGTLATPLEPVLRPASKKGWAALKARIAALEVERVVVGLPVSLSGADSAQTVEVREFAARLARAQPVPVELYDERFTTSLAHQAGGRSSLDSRAAAVLLEEWLAKA
- a CDS encoding PAS domain-containing protein, which codes for MTLGVNPEQSSTPDEVMAEIADPLDALLRQIINGYFVLTDGQGAVSKWSEPAELLFAQPSEDILGQGFFETLIGGALPPAGSAWQGFLDAGEPPRVPGSVELTGRRSDGETFPMQAVFVPVKLDEGFDFSLFLEDLSFELPLNLMLMRMRQQHPVVLRSLKLALEPVAQPWEGWRTAGTLVVFKPLAATPWVESELARREAERAAADAEAEERLTNPDPGIQGGLNDLDDAAAVVARLLSAMERIDELERVAGGLPAQLDEARREVEREGNALRGDVSRALAAVPSELDRHEAERRMARLERADEETLAAAEAAAARVAARLDALEREGAAADARLASEIAAAEARAADALSRFEGGADVAAQLEEVRAEHEEAAHAIRSELAATVERLERDRERERSAARSELAAALERVEQVQRGADAVREQLRAAVADDRLEALSASTAELRARVADLATADQLAELRQSLGVDIASLRDSIAGIDTLRELVARHESSASEIAGLRAAFEALRSAAPADLATLREAVERFESTADELTALREATNDLPALRDAVARHESATSDLATLREAAARADEAANELAALREAVARHDAATSDLAALREAAARADEAASELAALREAVARHEAATSDLAALREAAARADEAASELAALREAVARHEAATSDLAALRETAARADEAASELAALREATGDLAALREAVARHEAATSDLAALREAAARADETAREVAALREATGDLGALREAAARADATASDLAALRDAVARHEGATAELGALHEAVARATGDVESLRETVARSEGAAEEVAALRAAIGGLEVLREAVVRHESAAGEVAALREAVAAQAAAMGELAMRAGSAADAGALTELAARQEAAAAELRKAVEQQDAAGRELAELRGIAARQEGFAAELEHLRSQIGAAEVAAGRSPDEVAVEQRLQGALGETRRELAELRARLAGLDEVEHLRSRVEDLAERTAAVDFLAREDDLAALRRDVDALPGRNELAGLVNRDELDAVATRDDLAILRERLDDELTGLAARDESLREQLDGFVTRDEVASTDELRERLAAREDELAALRERLDAAATRDELAARLDGLATREELAARLDGLAADADLAVLRERLDGLATRDDVATAGDLAALRERLDGLATRDDVATAGDLAALREQIDGFATRDDVASSGDLAALRERLDGLAAAADLTALRERLDGLATREELAARLDRLAPGGDLTDVHERLEALATRDELAAGLESLVARDEATAADVAALRGQLAALEEVERAQRAAHDELAALRERLDDASTRPERDELAALRERLDSFARHEDLTGLAGRDEVAALRTLLQGLAGREDLQAVADRIAQVDRGAGTVLADVRSMRGDLEVTRGQAAAAETEALGARQAAVAATEAASTAREDAAKAAEDVAAARREIEAHGSRTQLLNEQVTAARTDATAARNATEGLDTRLAAIDQRAASLTSELHTVGGQVDRLGGTLVDTGVALRGEIGDVRDGLDQLRSELAVVREEVKRGDDRFEAMQSDLTFALKSLDELKQGLSSAGQAAVIARREAEQARKAALHDGSTERVTEVFQQILGLAAQRNAQGPRRQQVPPPPQRPEPGRREPRHGFDDAHVPMAILALDGKFKELNPAFTKLVGYKEHEFQKAAWPSPHDRKDYKEQLDQLRRIGLGELRQIDVTSTYMHGQGLMVPVVGRMTLATADDGTPSHLVLEAEEPAAA